One genomic region from Daphnia magna isolate NIES linkage group LG10, ASM2063170v1.1, whole genome shotgun sequence encodes:
- the LOC116932135 gene encoding cytoplasmic FMR1-interacting protein isoform X1, translating into MATEKVTLADALSNVEVLDELPLPDQQPCIEAQACSVTYQANFDTNFEDRTAFVTGVAKYIEEATVHASLNDMLREGQEHAVMLYTWRCCSRAIPQPKSNEQPNRVEIYEKTVQVLAPEVNKLLNFMYFQRKAIERFSAEVKRLSHAEKRKDFVSEAYLLTLGKFINMFAVLDELKNMKSSVKNDYSAYRRAAQFLKVMTDQQALQESQNLSMFLATQNKIRDSLKEALEKIPSYEELLADVINLAVHMLETRMYLLPEEKHMLVKVLGFGLFLMDSEICQINISKLDHKKRIRLDKIDKIFKNLEVVPLFGDMQIAPFNYIKRSKTYDASRWPLCGATLPSPQADLMVHLPQIREDHVKFTSELARYSNEVTTTYKETRSPEEMKEMMELALRGLQLLSEWTSIVTELYSWKLLHPTDHHQNKDCPAEAEEYERATRYNYTEEEKFALIEIIAMIKGLQVLMARMETVFADAIRRHVYAELQDFVQLSLREPLRKAIKNKKDLIRSIIVSVRETCADWIRGTEPQDDPATKGKKDPDNGFDIQVPRRNVGPSSTQLYMVRTMLESLIADKSGGKRTLRKDIDGSYLMAIDQFHKNSFFWNYLLNFSETLQQSCDLSQLWYREFYLEMTMGKRIQKCCVKHQHNEECKDVVTLEKRIQFPIDMSMPWILTDHILRTKEPSMMECVLFPLDLYNDSAHYALTVFRKQFLYDEVEAEVNLCFDQFVYKLSEQIFAYYKHLAGSIMLDKRFRAECAALGTRFTYPPANRYETLMKQRHVQLLGRSIDLNRLISQRVNAALLKALELSVARFEGGDITGVVELSGLLEVNRLTHKLLSRNLAMDDFDAMWREANHNVLAPYGRVTLHVFWELNYDFLPTYCYNAATGRFIKCRDLLFSQPVQRDKPPQTPYHYLWGSKALNIANGNIFNQYSGFVGAPHFKAISNLLGYQGIAVVMEEILKIIKSLVQGNILQFTKTLMQAMPKQCKMPRYDYGSTGVLGYYQAQLNDIVQYPDARTELFHNFREFGNALIFCLLIEQAMSQEEVCDLLQAAPFQNILPRPFVKEGEKLEAKQKKLENKYAALQIVANIEKLGTAKQTLIAREGDLLTRERLCCGLSVFEMVLNRIRTFLDDPIWTGPAPVNGVLTVDECTEFHRLWSALQFVYCIPVGENEFTVEQLFGEGLHWAGCTMIALLGQQRRFEALDFCYHILRVQRVDNKDETVKGIQLKRLVDRIRRFQVLNSQVFATLNKYLKTSSGDVDSQPVEHVRCFQPPIHHSLAANQGHYYRPDQLLRQSMNIANTSGIIANMTIEQH; encoded by the exons ATGGCCACCGAAAAAGTGACCCTCGCCGACGCGTTGTCCAATGTTGAAGTGCTTGATGAATTGCCACTGCCAGATCAACAACCATGCATTGAAGCCCAGGCTTGCTCTGTAACTTACCAAGCCAACTTTGATACAAATTTTGAAGATAGAACTGCGTTTGTGACTGGAGTAGCGAAGTACATAGAAGAAGCTACTGTTCATGCAAGCCTG AATGATATGCTTCGAGAAGGCCAAGAGCATGCAGTGATGCTATATACATGGAGATGCTGTTCCAGGGCAATTCCTCAGCCTAAATCAAATGAACAGCCTAACAGAGTTGAAATATATGAAAAGACTGTTCAGGTTTTGGCACCAGAAGTTAACAAATTGTTGAATTTTATGTATTTTCAA CGAAAAGCAATTGAGCGCTTTAGTGCCGAAGTTAAACGTCTATCCCATGCTGAGAAACGTAAGGACTTCGTGTCAGAAGCCTACTTGCTCACTTTGggaaaattcattaatatgtTTGCTGTTCTGGATGAACTGAAGAACATGAAATCTAGTGTAAAAAACGATTACTCTGCATATCGCAG AGCTGCCCAGTTCCTTAAGGTGATGACAGATCAGCAGGCGCTTCAAGAATCGCAAAACCTGTCGATGTTTTTAGCCACCCAGAACAAAATCCGTGACTCACTTAAAGAAGCCCTTGAAAAAATTCCATC TTATGAGGAGCTGCTGGCTGATGTCATCAATTTAGCAGTTCACATGCTCGAAACGCGCATGTATCTTCTACCGGAAGAGAAACATATGCTAGTCAAGGTTCTGGGCTTCGGATTGTTCCTAATGGATTCAGAAATATGCCAGATAAACATTTCCAAGTTGGATCACAAAAAGCGTATTAGACTCGACAAGATCGACAAAATCTTTAAA AATCTGGAAGTTGTCCCGCTCTTTGGTGACATGCAAATTGCCCCATTTAACTATATAAAGCGTTCAAAAACGTATGATGCATCCCGATGGCCTTTGTGTGGCGCAACTCTACCTTCCCCTCAAGCTGATTTAATGGTTCACTTACCACAGATCCGTGAAGATCACGTAAAATTCACTAGCGAACTAGCACGTTATAGTAACGAA GTCACTACTACGTACAAAGAAACGCGTTCCCCAGAGGAGATGAAAGAGATGATGGAACTTGCTCTTCGTGGGTTACAGCTTTTGTCTGAATGGACAAGTATAGTTACAGAGCTTTATTCT TGGAAACTTTTACACCCTACAGACCATCATCAAAACAAAGACTGCCCTGCTGAAGCAGAAGAATACGAAAGG GCTACGCGATATAACTACACGGAAGAGGAAAAATTTGCGCTCATCGAGATCATTGCCATGATAAAGGGATTACAAGTTCTTATGGCAAGAATGGAGACAGTATTCGCGGATGCTATACGCCGACATGTCTATGCCGAATTGCAAGATTTTGTTCAACTTAGTTTGCGTGAACCCCTACGAAAGGCAATAAAGAACAAGAAAGACTTGATTCGCAG TATAATAGTTTCAGTACGAGAAACTTGTGCTGATTGGATTCGAGGCACAGAGCCACAAGACGATCCAGCTACCAAAGGCAAAAAAGATCCTGATAATGGATTTGATATTCAGGTTCCACGTAGGAATGTTG GCCCATCTTCGACCCAACTCTACATGGTCCGAACCATGCTGGAGTCGCTAATAGCGGATAAATCTGGTGGTAAACGTACACTACGCAAAGACATCGATGGATCTTACCTCATGGCGATTGACCAATTCCATAAGAATTCATTTTTCTGGAATTATCTGCTTAATTTCAGCG AAACCCTACAGCAATCGTGTGATCTTTCACAACTATGGTACCGAGAGTTCTATCTCGAAATGACAATGGGCAAAAGAATTCAG AAATGTTGCGTGAAGCACCAACACAACGAGGAATGCAAAGACGTGGTCACGCTGGAGAAAAGAATTCAG TTTCCCATCGACATGTCGATGCCTTGGATTCTGACAGATCATATTCTGCGTACTAAGGAACCTTCCATGATGGA gtGCGTTCTTTTCCCGCTTGATCTCTACAACGATTCTGCTCACTATGCACTGACTGTTTTCCGTAAACAGTTTTTGTATGACGAAGTTGAAGCTGAAGTTAATCTGTGTTTCGATCAGTTCGTCTACAAACTCAGCGAACAAATTTTCGCCTACTATAAGCATTTAGCTGGAAG CATCATGTTAGATAAACGTTTTCGAGCTGAATGCGCCGCATTGGGCACGCGCTTTACCTACCCGCCTGCCAACCGCTACGAGACTTTGATGAAACAGCGCCATGTTCAACTGTTGGGTCGTTCAATTGATTTGAATCGATTGATATCTCAAAGAGTTAACGCTGCGCTTCTCAAAGCCCTGGAGTTATCTGTCGCACGTTTTGAAGGTGGCGATATCACTGGCGTAGTG GAATTAAGTGGTCTCCTAGAAGTGAATCGTCTGACTCATAAGTTGTTGAGCAGAAATTTGGCAATGGACGATTTCGACGCAATGTGGAGGGAAGCAAATCATAACGTCTTGGCGCCGTATGGCCGTGTGACGTTGCATGTCTTTTGGGAGCTTAACTATGACTTTTTGCCCACTTATTGTTACAATGCCGCCACGGGTCGCTTCATAAAGTGCCGTGACTTGCTTTTCAGTCAACCCGTCCAACGAGACAAACCTCCCCAAACTCCCTATCATTACCTTTGGGGAAGTAAGGCATTGAATATTGCCAATGGGAACATCTTCAATCAGTATTCAGGATTCGTAGGGGCACCACATTTTAAGGCTATCTCCAATCTTCTGGGTTATCAGGGAATCGCTGTCGTCATGGAGGAGATTCTCAAGATCATTAAATCTCTAGTACAGGGCAACATACTACAGTTTACGAAGACCCTGATGCAAGCGATGCCAAAACAATGCAAAATGCCTCGTTACGATTACGGGTCGACTGGTGTCTTAGGATATTATCAG GCACAATTGAACGACATAGTGCAATATCCTGATGCACGAACAGAGTTATTTCACAATTTCAGGGAGTTTGGAAACGCTCTGATATTTTGTCTCTTGATCGAACAAGCAATGTCACAGGAAGAAGTCTGTGATCTGCTTCAGGCAGCGCCTTTTCAAAATATTCTCCCAAG ACCGTTCGTcaaagaaggagaaaagtTGGAAGCTAAGCAGAAAAAATTGGAGAACAAGTACGCGGCTTTGCAAATAGTCGCAAATATTGAAAAATTGGGTACGGCCAAGCAGACTTTGATTGCGCGAGAAGGAGATCTTTTAACTAGGGAACGTCTTTGCTGTGGTCTTTCGGTTTTTGAAATGGTGCTTAATCGCATCCGCACTTTTCTGGACGATCCCATTTGGACTGGCCCTGCTCCTGTCAATGGCGTGTTAACGGTCGACGAGTGCACAGAATTTCATCGACTCTGGTCAGCGTTGCAATTTGTGTACTGTATTCCTGTTGGTGAGAACGAATTCACAGTTGAACAGCTTTTCGGTGAAGGCCTTCATTGGGCCGGATGCACCATGATTGCCTTGTTGGGGCAACAGCGAAG ATTCGAGGCATTGGACTTCTGTTATCATATCTTACGTGTCCAGCGTGTCGACAATAAGGATGAAACTGTCAAAGGCATCCAGCTGAAGCGATTGGTGGATCGCATCCGCAGATTCCAAGTCCTGAACTCACAAGTATTTGCCACTCTCAACAAATACTTGAAAACAAGTTCGGGTGATGTAGATTCGCAGCCTGTGGAACATGTGCGTTGTTTCCAGCCTCCTATACACCACTCGCTAGCAGCGAACCAGGGTCACTATTATAGACCCGACCAACTTCTTCGACAGTCCATGAACATAGCCAACACTTCAGGTATAATCGCGAATATGACAATAGAACAGCATTAG
- the LOC116932165 gene encoding WD repeat-containing protein 55 homolog: MSLSNSFPTAERMPEEQNEPSSTDEDEESLFLPQAKEVFAQRRKPVVIPRFPENFPDEEINSDEEDVDDSLTDEEDELSNEETSEIAKATTDSSEEEQEDEEEIQNQGESIEQLAAGREEKEDDDIIVAICNAAKPQEKTKPPDLRTSLNCMVTDISFHPNEELIAMSDIEGEITCYKYGNEENELLHTLNHHKKSCRALTFNHDGALLFSASKDKSVVITDTETMKVTQSFCKAHSSPIYSLLCMDANIWASGDDDGVVKVWDKRRSVQKPVAEFKEMDEFVSSMITDSGSRLLVCTSGEGTLTAFNTRRKKMEGQSEVYPSEMNCAGLIRQETKVIAGLGNGNMYIFDWKAFGYHSDAFGDHPSAINCMLPIMDNIVITGCDDGKIRAISLFPHRFLGVVGHHKFPIERLDISTCGHYIASTSHDGRVRFWNISYFENPDLKLMESTTKKSVRNKKRSLRKEKLGFQLPSSKRRNKGDFFAGFAEPEPEPEAGPAEEAENESESESDIESSSDSD; encoded by the exons ATGAGTTTATCGAATTCTTTTCCAACTGCCGAAAGGATGCCGgaagaacaaaatgaaccttCTTCAACTGATGAAGATGAAGAGAGTCTTTTTCTCCCACAAG CCAAAGAAGTGTTTGCCCAACGTAGAAAGCCTGTTGTCATCCCACGCTTTCCAGAAAATTTTCCTGATGAAGAAATAAACTCTGACGAAGAAGATGTTGATGATAGTCTTactgatgaagaagatgaattGTCAAATGAAGAAACAAGTGAAATAGCAAAGGCTACCACAGATAGCAGTGAAGAAGAGCaggaagatgaagaagagaTACAGAATCAAGGAGAGAGCATTGAGCAACTTGCTGCTGGAcgagaagaaaaggaagatgATGATATAATTGTTGCCATCTGTAATGCTGCAAAACCccaggaaaaaacaaaaccaccTGATTTGAGGACCTCCTTAAACTGTATGGTAACAGATATCAGTTTCCATCCAAATGAAGAACTGATTGCAATGTCAGACATTGAAGGAGAAATCACCTG TTATAAGTATGGAAATGAAGAGAATGAGTTGCTGCATACACTCAATCATCACAAAAAATCATGCCGTGCCCTGACATTCAATCATGATGGAGCTTTATTGTTTTCAGCCTCCAAAGATAAAAGTGTTGTAATAACCGACACAGAAACCATGAAAGTTACCCAATCTTTCTGCAAAGCTCATAG TTCACCCATCTATAGTTTGCTTTGTATGGATGCAAATATTTGGGCATctggtgatgatgatggggTGGTAAAAG TATGGGACAAGCGCCGCAGTGTACAAAAGCCCGTTGCCGAGTTTAAAGAGATGGATGAATTCGTCAGTTCGATGATCACGGATTCGGGATCGCGCCTGTTAGTATGTACTAGCGGAGAAGGAACTTTGACTGCTTTTAACaccagaagaaagaaaatggaaggCCAG TCCGAGGTCTACCCATCGGAAATGAACTGTGCAGGTCTTATTCGCCAAGAAACCAAAGTTATCGCTGGATTGGGTAACGGGAATATGTACATCTTTGATTGGAAAGCTTTCGGATACCATAGTGACGCATTTGGTGATCATCCATCGGCAATCAACTGCATGCTTCCCATTATGGACAATATCGTTATTACGGGCTGTGACGATGGAAAAATCAGAGCAATCAGTCTATTTCCGCACAGGTTTTTGGGAGTAGTGGGTCATCATAAGTTTCCAATTGAGCGATTGGATATTTCAACGTGTGGCCACTATATTGCTTCGACTTCGCACGATGGACGAGTACGATTCTGGAATATTTCTTACTTTGAGAATCCCGACCTGAAACTGATGGaatcaacaacaaagaaatccGTGCGGAACAAGAAGCGTTCTTTACGAAAAGAGAAATTAGGGTTTCAGCTCCCATCCTCAAAAAGACGTAACAAAGGAGACTTTTTTGCAGGATTTGCTGAACCTGAGCCTGAGCCTGAGGCCGGACCTGCAGAGGAAGCCGAAAATGAGTCAGAATCAGAGTCTGATATCGAAAGCAGTTCCGACAGCGATTAG
- the LOC116932135 gene encoding cytoplasmic FMR1-interacting protein isoform X2, producing MATEKVTLADALSNVEVLDELPLPDQQPCIEAQACSVTYQANFDTNFEDRTAFVTGVAKYIEEATVHASLNDMLREGQEHAVMLYTWRCCSRAIPQPKSNEQPNRVEIYEKTVQVLAPEVNKLLNFMYFQRKAIERFSAEVKRLSHAEKRKDFVSEAYLLTLGKFINMFAVLDELKNMKSSVKNDYSAYRRAAQFLKVMTDQQALQESQNLSMFLATQNKIRDSLKEALEKIPSYEELLADVINLAVHMLETRMYLLPEEKHMLVKVLGFGLFLMDSEICQINISKLDHKKRIRLDKIDKIFKNLEVVPLFGDMQIAPFNYIKRSKTYDASRWPLCGATLPSPQADLMVHLPQIREDHVKFTSELARYSNEVTTTYKETRSPEEMKEMMELALRGLQLLSEWTSIVTELYSWKLLHPTDHHQNKDCPAEAEEYERATRYNYTEEEKFALIEIIAMIKGLQVLMARMETVFADAIRRHVYAELQDFVQLSLREPLRKAIKNKKDLIRSIIVSVRETCADWIRGTEPQDDPATKGKKDPDNGFDIQVPRRNVGPSSTQLYMVRTMLESLIADKSGGKRTLRKDIDGSYLMAIDQFHKNSFFWNYLLNFSETLQQSCDLSQLWYREFYLEMTMGKRIQFPIDMSMPWILTDHILRTKEPSMMECVLFPLDLYNDSAHYALTVFRKQFLYDEVEAEVNLCFDQFVYKLSEQIFAYYKHLAGSIMLDKRFRAECAALGTRFTYPPANRYETLMKQRHVQLLGRSIDLNRLISQRVNAALLKALELSVARFEGGDITGVVELSGLLEVNRLTHKLLSRNLAMDDFDAMWREANHNVLAPYGRVTLHVFWELNYDFLPTYCYNAATGRFIKCRDLLFSQPVQRDKPPQTPYHYLWGSKALNIANGNIFNQYSGFVGAPHFKAISNLLGYQGIAVVMEEILKIIKSLVQGNILQFTKTLMQAMPKQCKMPRYDYGSTGVLGYYQAQLNDIVQYPDARTELFHNFREFGNALIFCLLIEQAMSQEEVCDLLQAAPFQNILPRPFVKEGEKLEAKQKKLENKYAALQIVANIEKLGTAKQTLIAREGDLLTRERLCCGLSVFEMVLNRIRTFLDDPIWTGPAPVNGVLTVDECTEFHRLWSALQFVYCIPVGENEFTVEQLFGEGLHWAGCTMIALLGQQRRFEALDFCYHILRVQRVDNKDETVKGIQLKRLVDRIRRFQVLNSQVFATLNKYLKTSSGDVDSQPVEHVRCFQPPIHHSLAANQGHYYRPDQLLRQSMNIANTSGIIANMTIEQH from the exons ATGGCCACCGAAAAAGTGACCCTCGCCGACGCGTTGTCCAATGTTGAAGTGCTTGATGAATTGCCACTGCCAGATCAACAACCATGCATTGAAGCCCAGGCTTGCTCTGTAACTTACCAAGCCAACTTTGATACAAATTTTGAAGATAGAACTGCGTTTGTGACTGGAGTAGCGAAGTACATAGAAGAAGCTACTGTTCATGCAAGCCTG AATGATATGCTTCGAGAAGGCCAAGAGCATGCAGTGATGCTATATACATGGAGATGCTGTTCCAGGGCAATTCCTCAGCCTAAATCAAATGAACAGCCTAACAGAGTTGAAATATATGAAAAGACTGTTCAGGTTTTGGCACCAGAAGTTAACAAATTGTTGAATTTTATGTATTTTCAA CGAAAAGCAATTGAGCGCTTTAGTGCCGAAGTTAAACGTCTATCCCATGCTGAGAAACGTAAGGACTTCGTGTCAGAAGCCTACTTGCTCACTTTGggaaaattcattaatatgtTTGCTGTTCTGGATGAACTGAAGAACATGAAATCTAGTGTAAAAAACGATTACTCTGCATATCGCAG AGCTGCCCAGTTCCTTAAGGTGATGACAGATCAGCAGGCGCTTCAAGAATCGCAAAACCTGTCGATGTTTTTAGCCACCCAGAACAAAATCCGTGACTCACTTAAAGAAGCCCTTGAAAAAATTCCATC TTATGAGGAGCTGCTGGCTGATGTCATCAATTTAGCAGTTCACATGCTCGAAACGCGCATGTATCTTCTACCGGAAGAGAAACATATGCTAGTCAAGGTTCTGGGCTTCGGATTGTTCCTAATGGATTCAGAAATATGCCAGATAAACATTTCCAAGTTGGATCACAAAAAGCGTATTAGACTCGACAAGATCGACAAAATCTTTAAA AATCTGGAAGTTGTCCCGCTCTTTGGTGACATGCAAATTGCCCCATTTAACTATATAAAGCGTTCAAAAACGTATGATGCATCCCGATGGCCTTTGTGTGGCGCAACTCTACCTTCCCCTCAAGCTGATTTAATGGTTCACTTACCACAGATCCGTGAAGATCACGTAAAATTCACTAGCGAACTAGCACGTTATAGTAACGAA GTCACTACTACGTACAAAGAAACGCGTTCCCCAGAGGAGATGAAAGAGATGATGGAACTTGCTCTTCGTGGGTTACAGCTTTTGTCTGAATGGACAAGTATAGTTACAGAGCTTTATTCT TGGAAACTTTTACACCCTACAGACCATCATCAAAACAAAGACTGCCCTGCTGAAGCAGAAGAATACGAAAGG GCTACGCGATATAACTACACGGAAGAGGAAAAATTTGCGCTCATCGAGATCATTGCCATGATAAAGGGATTACAAGTTCTTATGGCAAGAATGGAGACAGTATTCGCGGATGCTATACGCCGACATGTCTATGCCGAATTGCAAGATTTTGTTCAACTTAGTTTGCGTGAACCCCTACGAAAGGCAATAAAGAACAAGAAAGACTTGATTCGCAG TATAATAGTTTCAGTACGAGAAACTTGTGCTGATTGGATTCGAGGCACAGAGCCACAAGACGATCCAGCTACCAAAGGCAAAAAAGATCCTGATAATGGATTTGATATTCAGGTTCCACGTAGGAATGTTG GCCCATCTTCGACCCAACTCTACATGGTCCGAACCATGCTGGAGTCGCTAATAGCGGATAAATCTGGTGGTAAACGTACACTACGCAAAGACATCGATGGATCTTACCTCATGGCGATTGACCAATTCCATAAGAATTCATTTTTCTGGAATTATCTGCTTAATTTCAGCG AAACCCTACAGCAATCGTGTGATCTTTCACAACTATGGTACCGAGAGTTCTATCTCGAAATGACAATGGGCAAAAGAATTCAG TTTCCCATCGACATGTCGATGCCTTGGATTCTGACAGATCATATTCTGCGTACTAAGGAACCTTCCATGATGGA gtGCGTTCTTTTCCCGCTTGATCTCTACAACGATTCTGCTCACTATGCACTGACTGTTTTCCGTAAACAGTTTTTGTATGACGAAGTTGAAGCTGAAGTTAATCTGTGTTTCGATCAGTTCGTCTACAAACTCAGCGAACAAATTTTCGCCTACTATAAGCATTTAGCTGGAAG CATCATGTTAGATAAACGTTTTCGAGCTGAATGCGCCGCATTGGGCACGCGCTTTACCTACCCGCCTGCCAACCGCTACGAGACTTTGATGAAACAGCGCCATGTTCAACTGTTGGGTCGTTCAATTGATTTGAATCGATTGATATCTCAAAGAGTTAACGCTGCGCTTCTCAAAGCCCTGGAGTTATCTGTCGCACGTTTTGAAGGTGGCGATATCACTGGCGTAGTG GAATTAAGTGGTCTCCTAGAAGTGAATCGTCTGACTCATAAGTTGTTGAGCAGAAATTTGGCAATGGACGATTTCGACGCAATGTGGAGGGAAGCAAATCATAACGTCTTGGCGCCGTATGGCCGTGTGACGTTGCATGTCTTTTGGGAGCTTAACTATGACTTTTTGCCCACTTATTGTTACAATGCCGCCACGGGTCGCTTCATAAAGTGCCGTGACTTGCTTTTCAGTCAACCCGTCCAACGAGACAAACCTCCCCAAACTCCCTATCATTACCTTTGGGGAAGTAAGGCATTGAATATTGCCAATGGGAACATCTTCAATCAGTATTCAGGATTCGTAGGGGCACCACATTTTAAGGCTATCTCCAATCTTCTGGGTTATCAGGGAATCGCTGTCGTCATGGAGGAGATTCTCAAGATCATTAAATCTCTAGTACAGGGCAACATACTACAGTTTACGAAGACCCTGATGCAAGCGATGCCAAAACAATGCAAAATGCCTCGTTACGATTACGGGTCGACTGGTGTCTTAGGATATTATCAG GCACAATTGAACGACATAGTGCAATATCCTGATGCACGAACAGAGTTATTTCACAATTTCAGGGAGTTTGGAAACGCTCTGATATTTTGTCTCTTGATCGAACAAGCAATGTCACAGGAAGAAGTCTGTGATCTGCTTCAGGCAGCGCCTTTTCAAAATATTCTCCCAAG ACCGTTCGTcaaagaaggagaaaagtTGGAAGCTAAGCAGAAAAAATTGGAGAACAAGTACGCGGCTTTGCAAATAGTCGCAAATATTGAAAAATTGGGTACGGCCAAGCAGACTTTGATTGCGCGAGAAGGAGATCTTTTAACTAGGGAACGTCTTTGCTGTGGTCTTTCGGTTTTTGAAATGGTGCTTAATCGCATCCGCACTTTTCTGGACGATCCCATTTGGACTGGCCCTGCTCCTGTCAATGGCGTGTTAACGGTCGACGAGTGCACAGAATTTCATCGACTCTGGTCAGCGTTGCAATTTGTGTACTGTATTCCTGTTGGTGAGAACGAATTCACAGTTGAACAGCTTTTCGGTGAAGGCCTTCATTGGGCCGGATGCACCATGATTGCCTTGTTGGGGCAACAGCGAAG ATTCGAGGCATTGGACTTCTGTTATCATATCTTACGTGTCCAGCGTGTCGACAATAAGGATGAAACTGTCAAAGGCATCCAGCTGAAGCGATTGGTGGATCGCATCCGCAGATTCCAAGTCCTGAACTCACAAGTATTTGCCACTCTCAACAAATACTTGAAAACAAGTTCGGGTGATGTAGATTCGCAGCCTGTGGAACATGTGCGTTGTTTCCAGCCTCCTATACACCACTCGCTAGCAGCGAACCAGGGTCACTATTATAGACCCGACCAACTTCTTCGACAGTCCATGAACATAGCCAACACTTCAGGTATAATCGCGAATATGACAATAGAACAGCATTAG